TTCATTTTCGCCGATTTGGGTGAGCATGTTGCGAAATTCGAGGGTAGAATTTTCCCCTATCATCACGCGCCAGTTGCTTAGGATACCAATTCTGACGGTATTCGCGTAGCTATCGTCTTCATAGAAGAAACGCTTTTGAATGGGCGCATTTGGGTCGAAGAAAAAGTAGCGATGGCGGTCTATGAGGCGATATTGATAGGAATTGGAGTAGCTTAGGCTGTTGATGGTGCTGAATTTGAGCCTTCCTATTTCAAACTTGCGGGCTACATTTAGCCCAAAGTTCAAGTCGGGCAAGGCTGTGCGCGAGGTATTGGCAAAGTTATTCGTTAGGCTTCTGCCTGCGGTTTGGCGCAATTCGGAAGCGCGTGAGCTATTTTGAAGAGCATCTTTGGTAGGAAAATTATCAGGCAGGGCGCGGAAGCCATTATCGAAGCCTAAAAAGTCGGTAGAGCCGCCTTCGCTTGCTATAAAAGGCTGAAAAGTGGTATTGTTGCGATAGCCGATTCCAAAGTTGAAAGTGGTACTGTTTTCTTCTACGTTGTTTTTGGTAAAGACCTTTATCATACCCCCTGCAAAATCGCCCGGCATATCAGGCGCACCCGATTTATAGACCAAAAGGCGGTCGATGGCATTGCTGGGTATAAGGTCAAACGAAAAAGTGCGCACGTCAATTTCTGTGCTGGGTGCAATCGAGTTGTTTATCATCACGTTGTTGTAGCGGTCGGCTACGCCTCGCACCATTACAAAGCGGTTGTCTGTAATCGTAACGCCCGGTACGCGCGTCATGACCTGTGCCGCATCACTATCCTGCGACTGCTCGATTTGCTCTGCCGAAACGCCATTGGCTACGGCTTCGCTCTTTCTCACTTCTTCCACTACGGCAATTTCGCTATCGGTTTCACGAAACGCCACTACTACGACGCTGCCCAGCTCCTCGCTATCTTCTTCCATCGTGAGGTTAAAAATGGTCGTCTTGCCTGCTTCTACGGCTACGTC
This window of the Hugenholtzia roseola DSM 9546 genome carries:
- a CDS encoding TonB-dependent receptor, whose product is MRCTSTFLSLGLSTPRFSWLTSWLLVSLFFFVALPTVWAQTGSIKGTVIETGTDEPMIGVTVLIENTTIGSATDIEGKFHIKNVSAGTHVLIVSAVGYKTQKITDVAVEAGKTTIFNLTMEEDSEELGSVVVVAFRETDSEIAVVEEVRKSEAVANGVSAEQIEQSQDSDAAQVMTRVPGVTITDNRFVMVRGVADRYNNVMINNSIAPSTEIDVRTFSFDLIPSNAIDRLLVYKSGAPDMPGDFAGGMIKVFTKNNVEENSTTFNFGIGYRNNTTFQPFIASEGGSTDFLGFDNGFRALPDNFPTKDALQNSSRASELRQTAGRSLTNNFANTSRTALPDLNFGLNVARKFEIGRLKFSTINSLSYSNSYQYRLIDRHRYFFFDPNAPIQKRFFYEDDSYANTVRIGILSNWRVMIGENSTLEFRNMLTQIGENETTIRNGFDYLQRPDDDLRNYAYHYLSRTIYTGQLQGSHDLKGGKQNLTWVVGLNYLNRNEPDYRRFRTFRSIAERETGAPYTMQLPPSANLFDTGRFFSNLTETGVSNSLTYTFYFGEEDGENAEGDVKKPTLRLG